One genomic window of Actinomycetota bacterium includes the following:
- the larB gene encoding nickel pincer cofactor biosynthesis protein LarB: protein MDQQLNKIIEKLLSDYQQGKIDQLKVISKIKDIYFEDIGFAKVDHHRTMRRGFPEVVFGQNKTDEQVIEIACKIREYSGLLLITRTCKRVYKKLSAEIPDLKFSPEANIIYTPLGKELDLTEGITVICAGTSDIPVAEEAAITSYLMGNKVEKIYDVGIAGMHRLMHYRQQLQKSRVIICVAGMEGALPGVVGAMVGCPVIGVPTSVGYGASLGGISALLTMLNTCSPGVVVTNIDNGFGAGYTAGIINRGTDIKS from the coding sequence ATGGATCAACAACTAAACAAAATAATAGAAAAACTACTGAGTGATTACCAGCAGGGTAAAATAGATCAATTAAAGGTTATTTCCAAAATAAAGGATATATATTTCGAAGATATTGGTTTTGCCAAGGTGGATCATCACCGTACCATGCGAAGAGGTTTTCCGGAAGTAGTTTTTGGGCAGAATAAAACAGATGAGCAGGTGATAGAAATTGCCTGCAAGATAAGGGAGTATTCAGGGCTGCTGCTTATTACCCGTACCTGTAAGAGGGTATATAAAAAGCTGTCAGCAGAAATACCCGACCTTAAGTTTAGCCCGGAGGCCAATATAATTTACACCCCCCTGGGTAAAGAATTGGATTTGACGGAAGGAATTACCGTAATTTGTGCTGGTACCTCTGATATCCCGGTGGCAGAGGAGGCAGCTATAACTTCTTATCTAATGGGCAATAAAGTGGAAAAGATTTATGATGTGGGAATTGCCGGCATGCACCGGCTGATGCACTACCGCCAGCAGCTTCAAAAATCCAGGGTGATTATATGTGTAGCAGGCATGGAAGGAGCCCTGCCCGGTGTAGTGGGAGCTATGGTAGGCTGCCCTGTTATAGGGGTGCCCACCAGCGTGGGTTATGGAGCCAGCCTGGGAGGGATTTCTGCTTTGCTCACCATGCTTAATACCTGCAGCCCGGGAGTAGTGGTGACCAATATTGACAATGGTTTTGGAGCAGGTTATACCGCAGGTATTATAAACAGGGGAACTGATATTAAAAGTTGA